In Bacillus weihaiensis, the genomic stretch ATTAAAGCCAAATCCTACAAAAAAAGCAATACTTATTTGACCATATGGAGCATTTTCAAATTCACTAAATTCAACTAAAAAGAACCCACTCTGAATGAGTGTAACAGCAATGACTGCAGTCCCCGTTGCGAAAATAGGATAGAAAATGTACATAATCCATTCTCGATACACATTTAACTTATTGTTCATGTAATGAGAACAAAACATATATAAGTGACGCAGAGAACCACCAATGGACCCCGCAAAAAAATAATACAGAAAAATCTCTACCTCTGAAATAAACGGGAACATTCCCTCAAAAGCCCCTACCCACAAAGCCCCAATCGCTAAAAAACTTCCAAAAAACAAAACCGACAAATACACCAAAATCAACGCCTTCAACCACCGTCTCATCCTATCACCTCTTGATCGGTAGATGTACTAGTATATGCAGAGGGGGAGAAATTGTGCAATAAATATGGAAAGCACTAGTTGCTAAAGTGAAGTCCGGCTACTTAAATAGATAACAGATTCATCTTAAAAGCTTAGCTAAATGATTCTAGTCATTAAAATACAGGTATAATAGATTTCAATTTTTGAAGCTATTTTTTCAGCTATCGATATTATAGGGAAGATTCCATTTATTAGAGACCTAGTAAGCGATTAAAGAAAGATGTCGTATTGGGTACGGATTTTTTCGTAGATCGTATCAATGCCATGTTAAATCAGCGACTAGCTGCTTAAGATTTAAAATTGAGCTTTTTTCAAGGAAATTGTCGCCTTATAAATAGGTTCTATGAACGAAAACGACTTAAGGTTGAATGAAGGGAAGTGCGTAGGAGTGGTACAGGTCAGGCCCCACAGGCGTTTACGCCGGGAGTCTTACTGCCCACCACGCTCCTAGTAGTTGGAGCCGAATTCAACCAACTGGTCACTTGATAAATAGCCACAAGTTTACGAAATTAGCAAAAATTTAAAAGGTATCTGATATTCTGTAGGTCTGTGTTTCTTTAAAATAACTGTAAATAAAAAAATTTTAGAAGGTAGTGTTAGTTAATTGAAAAAAATAGTAATTATTATAGTATCTCTTTTTATTCAGCTTATATATACAGTGCCAATTGAAAGCGCGGCAGCAGAAGATTTAATAGAGCGAAAGGTTCTACTAAATATAAATTGGCAAAAAAATGGTGAAGGTACAATTATTAATCTTGTCTACTTATCAGCCAAAAAAATAAATGATCAGGAAACAACAGCAGGTACAACAACATATCAAATATTTACGGAAGATTTAACATATACAGATAGTCTTAATGCAAAAGATATTAGACAATACCTTGAGAAATCAGGAAGTACTGGTTTTGTTTATAAGGAAGATAATGTATTTGGAAACTTCATAAGTATATACAAGGATGTAAGTGATAAAAAACGTTCTAATGAAGAGTTAAATCAGTTAAAAGAAATACTCATTGAAAATGTAGAAGAACTTTATTCTCAGGAAAAATGAGATTTTAACAGGAAAGGTAAAATTACCGAATGGAGAATTTTATATAGAACAAGGTAAACAAGATCCTAGAGGACTAATCCTTCTCACACTTATAATAATCGTATTCATTCTACCTATTTTTTCAGGTTTGTATAGAAAAATAACGAAAAAGAAAACTTAAAAACCTCCTGTCACTTTACGGGACACATTTCATATTCATAAGAAATAAACTATAATTCCTGTATTTTCAAACAACTGCTTGATCTCAAATTTTCAATAAAGTCTCTTGAGTGAATTAAGGCTCTTTAAAAAATGCAGAAGATTTGAAACTATTTCACTCGATAATACGTATGTAAACTAGAAACGAAATGGGGGGATTGAGATGAAAAAGATAATGGTTTTTTTTTTTGCCATATTTCTGTTAGCAGGTTGTTCTTTAGTTGAAGAGGTTAGCAATGGTGTTAATTACGTGGCAGAAGCAACTGAATTTGTAGAAGAAGTGAGCATATTCACGCAAGAAATTCCGACACTAACAGAACAGGCAGTCACAGATGAGCAAGCACGTATGGAGTTAGAAACTAAATTAGTGGAAATGAAAGAAGACATGGAAGAATTTAATTCCCTTCAAGCACCAGACATGGCAGCGGATGTTCATCAACAAATTGTTGAATACAATAATGCGGCATTAAAGAATATTGATTCGTATTTGGAAATGGTTGAGAATGGAACCCTTGATATAACGGCAATAGAAGAAAATGAACTTATACAATCCTTACAAGAAATCAGCAAAACATTGGATTTATTGAGAGAATTTGGGCAGTAAAATGAGAAGGAAGGATTGCGATTGATAGAATTAAAAATCTATTTCCCACAAAAAAACAGGTGATCTTCTTTTTTGTGGGAAATAGTAGACTATGATCCTTTTATACTCCGAAGGTATTTCCACCATTCACTGAAATTGATTGACCTGTAATATATCTTGCTTCTTCTGAAGCAATAAAGGCAACGGTATGACCAATATCTTCAGGCTCACCCATTTTACGAAGAGGTACCTGATTGCGATATCCATCAATAACCTCCTGATCAAGATGATTATGTCGTTCTACAGGTATAAAACCTGGATTCACAAGATTAACCGTTATCCCATGAGGACCAAGCTCATTAGCATACGAACGGGTTAGTCCGAGCTGAGCAGATTTAGCTGAAACATAATTTGCAAAGTTAGGATTTCCTATTTGAATAACTTCACTTCCAATCAAGATAATTCGACCGCTTCCTTTTTCCTTCATACTTGGAAGTACCTCTTTCGTGATGAGAAGTGGTGCTTTGACAAAGAAATGAAGCTGATCTAAATAATCCTCCCATGTACTTTCTTCAATTGATAGCTCCGGTTGTGGCCCAGTCGCATTATTGACAACAATGTCAACAGACCCTCCACATGTTTCTTGTATTTCTTCTATCATTTTTTTCACGTCAATTTCACTTGTAATATCTGCTTTCACCATCATTGCTTTTCCACCATTTGAACGAATCATCTCTATAGTTTCTACCGCCGCTTGTTGATTATTCGCATAATTCACACACACAGTAGCACCAGCATTTGCTAAGCTTAAGCTAATTTTCTTCCCGAGACCACGAGAGCCTCCTGTGACAAGTGCTATTTTTCCATTTAATGAATTCATACTATTCCTCCTTCTACTATCATCTTTATTGTAAACGAATACAATAAGAAATCAACGCATTTTCATCTTAATAGAAGATAGAACCTATGAAATGAAAACAAATTGACCATACTATATGTAAAACAAACGGTAGGAGAGTGTAAAAGTGACTGCTAGAAATGAGATATCCGTATTTGCATTAGGTGGGTTACATGAAATCGGAAAGAACATGTATGCAATTGAAGATGCCAATTCCATCATTGTGATTGATTGCGGAAATAAATTTCCAGATGAAAGCTTGTTAGGTATTGACCTTATTATACCAGACATAAACTATCTCGAAGAAAAGAAGGAAAAAGTCAAAGCGCTCATTATTACACATGGACATGAGGATCACATAGGAGGGATCCCTTTCTTCTTAAAAAAAGTAAACGTGCCAGTCTATGCAACACGCTTTACGCTTGGCTTAATAGAATTAAAATTAACTGAACATAAATTGTTACGTGAAACACAGTTAATCGAAATAGATTCTAAATCAGAGCTAAATTTTGATGAAATGACCGTTGAATTTTTTAAAGTCAACCACAGTATACCTGACTGTATTGGCGTTGTATTCCACACATCACAAGGAGTCATTGTACATAGTGGAGACTTTAAATTCGATCTCACACCAATGAACAATGATCATTCGGATCTTCATAAGATGGCCAAGATTGGGGAAGAAGGAGTCCTACTGCTTTTATCCGAAAGTACTAATGCAGAACGATCGGGTGCATCACCTTCTGAGGAAATGGTGGGGCATAATATAGAGGCAGCATTCAAACACGCTACAGGAAAAATCTTCATCTCAACCTTTGCATCAAATATTTATCGTGTACAACAGGTAGTTGACGCTGCAAAGCTGACAAATCGGAAACTAGTTTTACTCGGAAGGAGCATGGTGAATGTTGTAGATGTTGCGATAGAAAGAGGATATTTGAATGTCCCAGAAAATATGTTAATAGATCAACATGTAATGGATGAGTTACCACCTGAGAGAATTTGTGTTTTATGTACTGGAAGCCAAGGTGAACCAATGGCAGCTCTCGCAAGACTCTCAACTGGTAATTTCCGTGGAGTCACGGTTCTACCTGAAGACACAATTATTCTAGCCGCAGGTCCTATTCCAGGGAATGAGAAAAATGTCACTCAGATTATTGATCAGTTTTACGAATTAGGAGCAAAGGTCATTTATGGTTCCGGAAAAGGAATGCATGTGTCCGGCCACGGCTATCAAGAAGATCTTAAACTCATGCTCACCCTAATGAAACCAAAATATTTTATACCGATACACGGAGAATACCGTATGCTCCATCATCATCGTTTGCTAGCAGAATCCGTTGGAGTGGAAAAAGGACATACATTTCTGTTGAAAAACGGTGACGTTGTCGACCTTGAGAATGCAATAGCAAATCAAACAAGAAGTATTCCAGTTGATAGTACGTATATTGATGGGATTGGATTTGAAGATGTAGGCGATCTCATTATGAGAGACCGAAAACAATTATCTGAAGATGGTATGCTTGTTGTAGTAATTACCATTAGTAAAAGAGAGCGGAAATTAATTTCACCTCCAGATACTATTTCCCGTGGCTTTGTTGATCAACGTGAAGCCAATGAATTAATACGCAAAATAAATCAGCTTGTAAAGAAAACCATTAGTGATCTTGATACGACTGACAAATTTTCTTGGAACACAATGAAACAAAAACTAAGAAAAACAGTGGGACAGCAAGTATTTGCAGAAACACGTAAAAAACCAATGATTTTACCGATTGTCATTGAAGTATAAATTGTCGTTAATGAATTACTATAGAAGTCCTCTTACTAGAACATGACCACTAATTACTGGTCTGAAACTAGAACGGAAATTTTTTTACAACCTTTATTAATACAGATTGCAACTGAATTATTGGAATTACTAGAAAAGGGCATATATTATATGCTCTTTTTCTTTCATTTAACCTCTTTAAGACGTAGTTGTCGATTTCCCTTACAGGCATTTACTTTCTTTGGGATGATTAGTAAAAAATGAGAAATACCCGCTAAAAAAAATTCTTTCTAGAGTAGGACGAGATTCTCCTGTCTTCCACTTCAATTAACAATGATTAAAGAACAACAGTACAATAACTAATTAAGGCCATTTACTTACCTTGAACTTTATCTCAAATGATAAAGCTGAATTTTAGATCAATTTAAAATTTACCAAACATTTAAGAATACCATATTTATGTGTTAGGATAACGTAGATGTTATATTTACTAACATAGAAAGGATGATTGGGTTTGGAATTAATTAATTTTTTACTCGGTAAAGCTAACATGTATATGTGGTCTTACATATTAATTGTCTTATTAATTGGAGTTGGCCTTTATTTTACTTTTTTCACAAAATTTGTTCAGTTTAAAATGATCGGGGAAATGTTCCGTTTATTAGGTGAGGGGACAAAATCAAACAAGAAAGGGATTTCCTCCTTTCAGGCATTTTGCATTAGTACCGCTTCCCGTGTAGGAACTGGTAACTTAGCTGGGGTAGCTATTGCTATTACAGTAGGAGGGCCTGGTGCAGTATTTTGGATGTGGTTAATTGCATTAATTGGCTCTGCATCAGCATTTATTGAGAGTACTTTAGCTCAGATCTATAAAGTGAAAGATGGGGACACATTTAGAGGTGGGCCAGCTTATTACATGTCAAAGGCTCTAAACGCTCGTTGGATGGGGGTTGCTTTTGCGGTTATTATTACTTTAACATTTGGTTTAGCTTTTAATTCTGTTCAAGCTAATACGATTACGAGTGCGTTCCATGCTTCTTTTGGTGTGAATAAAATCGTCATGGCTATTATTCTTTCAGTTGTAACAGGTATTATTATATTTGGCGGTATTAAAAGAGTAGCTAAGGTATCTGAAATCGTCGTACCTATTATGGCTGGAGCATATATATTAATTGCTTTATTTATTATGATAACGAATATCACGGAATTACCAGGTGTCATTGCACTCATAGTTAAGAGTGCTTTTGGATATAGCGAGGTTGCAGGTGGTACGTTAGGTGCTGCGATGATGAATGGAATTAAGCGTGGGTTATTTTCAAATGAAGCCGGTATGGGTAGTGCTCCTAATGCCGCTGCTGCTGCAGATGTTAGTCATCCTGTAAAGCAGGGCCTTATCCAATCTCTAGGTGTTTTTGTAGATACTCTTGTTATTTGTAGTTCAACTGCCTTTATCATTTTATTATCAGGCTTATATACATCGAAAGAGCAAGATGGAATTGTACTTACTCAAACAGCTCTAGAGACATCTTTAGGATCATGGGCTGGAATCTTCCTATCTGTAATCGTCTTATTATTTGCCTTCAGTTCAATCGTTGGTAATTACTATTATGGGGAGTCAAATATTGAGTTTATTCAATCTAACAAAATATGGTTAAATGTATATCGCGTAGCAGTAGTGGTTATGGTTGCATTCGGATCATTAGCTTCCCTTAAATTTGTATGGAACCTAGCAGACCTACTAATGGGAATTATGGCGATCTTCAATCTAATTGCTATCGCGCTAATAGGGAAAATCGCCGTCGCTGCGCTTGACGACTATATAAAACAAAGAAAACAAGGTAAAAACCCAGTATTCCAAAAATCAAGCATCAAAGACCTTAAGAACGTAGATCTCTGGGATTAAAACGGGTACCTGTCACCACCCGATATTTATCACAAAATGTCGGGTGGAACACTAGGTTTCTTCGATTTCCTTTAGTCAAGTTCTTAAACTTCCCAACTAATGTAGAAGTAATTCGATAGATCCGTAATCCATTTTAAAAATGAGAAATGTTCAATCATTTGAACAACATCATTGATGTAAACCCCTTTACATATGAAAGAGAAGAGATTACATTTTGTCATTTTTGTTAAAAGACCTACGTTTAATAAAGTAAAAACTGTATATTTTCATATCTCTAACCTAAGATATAGGAAATTATCTTCCTTTTTTTGTAGCTTTATATAGCATATAGGCAAGCTTAGCTATCAGTTTTGGCTCTTACCGCGCTTATGCATACTCCATCCGTTATACGACAAACATTTCTCCAAAGCTTTAATATACTTTCTCAATCCTAATTGTTATAATTTCACTATAATATCTATCCATTAAAATAAAGAGGGGCGAACACATGCTCAGGAAAAAGAAATTTGAACAAAGTACGATTAGTGGTGTTCAAATGGGAAATGGATCTATTCAATTCCAAGGTGTACATTTAAATGTCTATAGCTTTTTTACAGATGGGGTATTAATTGATACAGGGGCAAGATCACTTGAAAAGAGCTTCATCTCATTTTTTCAACAACTAAAAATTAATAAAGTCATGATTACACACTTTCATGAAGATCATACAGGCTGCGCTGCTTACCTCCAAGAAGAAATGAGGGTACCACTCTATATGGATAGTAAGATGCTGAATATTTGTACGAAAAATCCAAATTACCCTTTGTATCGTCAGCTTTTCTGGGGGAGACGTAAACCTTTCACGGCACAACCAACTAGTGAATCCTTTAAATCATCCAATTCCACTTGGCATGTTATCCAAACTCCAGGACACTCAATTGATCACCTAGCTTACCTTAACAAAGATACAGGCCAGCTATTTTCTGGTGATTTGTATTGCTTAGAAAAAACGAAAGTGATCCTAAAAGAAGAAAGTGTGCCACAAATCATTGACTCCTTACAAAAAGTGTTATCCTATGACTTTAAAGAAGTATTTTGTAATCATGCAGGCTATCTCAAAGAAGGAAGAACGAGTCTAAGAAATAAACTGAACTATTTACTCGAAATTCAGGGTTACATTCTAAAATACTATAAAGAAGGCAAAAGTCCAGAGGAAATAAAGAAAACCTTGTTTCCAAAAAACTATCCGATTATGTTTTTTTCATCTGGAGAATTTGATTCTAAACATATTATACAGTCGGTCATCGACGGAGAATATTCAAATGCTCATGTATAATAAACGAATATAATGAGTGAGTATTCATTCATAACTATAGGACTCATAAGGTAGCATACCTCTATGAGTCCTACTTCAAATTCGTCATTCCATCATCTAACAGCTAAATCAACAACAGAATGAAGTGAATTTCAATCTGATTAGCTAAACCATTCTTGTACGTTTAAGTTTATTCTTTTTTATTTTTATCATGTACTTCAAGCAATATTCATGCTAATTCGGTCATAGCATAGAGAAATCTCATTCAGTCAGCATTATAGTGGAAAGAATGAAAATAACCCACCCATATTCTAACAAGAATACATACATTCATTCCGTGAAAAATAATGAACAGAAAGGGTTCATTACTTTCTTAACCAATCATAAGGGGGATTTTCATGTATAACTTTATTCTATCATTGTTAAACACGAATGCTGGAAAACAAGCGTTAGCGAAAGTCCTCGGCAAAAAGCAACAGAAGAACCAATCATTTTTCTGGGGTTCTGTTCTAGGATTGGGAATTGGGATTGCTAGCGTTACAATGGGACGTAGTAAGAAAATCAGCAAATCAGAGTCAAATAAGCAGCAACAGAGAAATCTCTTTAATATAGAGGAAATGCTAAAAAAACCAGACTTAGCTATGGGGTTAGCCGAGTTTTCAAATGAAATTTCACCAAAGAATACAAATAAGCCAACAAATTAACCTTTAGGTTGGGTCAAAACTCAATCATTTTTTAAAAGACGAACGATTTTCGTTTGACACGTAGATCCTTATAAATATGTTGTGGTGGAAGAACAAGTACGTTCCATTCCGCTACATCCACTTGCTTTCCGCGGGGAAAAATGAACAGCTTTTTCCTAGGGAGGAAGCTTTAGCCTCCTTGGCACGCCTGTGGGGTCTCTCATCCTTTCCTTTACCTCGCGCTGGAGTCAAGTGTCTTTTCGCTCCAGTACACTAGCGATTAACCAATCGCATGCATAAACAATATATGTAGTGACAAAGAATAAAACCCGAACGATAGGGGAGATTTCCATTGAAATATCACCTGATCGTTCGGGTTTCTCATTAACTAAAAACACTTATATTCCAGCCTCTTCTAATTCCTATAGATAGAACAATCATTACGTCTCAAATTTTTTCAAACGTTCTACAAGCAATTTTCTAGTCCTTTTGCTATAGTGAAAGAAAGCTAGTAAGAGGTGATATAATGAATAATAAGGAAATCCTAGCTAAAATAAAACAACATACTCCGAGCTTTTTAGGTCATGAACAATTTTCTAAGTATTCGGTTTTAGTGCCTTTACTACATGTAAATGGTTCAGTACATATTCTTTTTGAAATAAGGGCGGATAATTTAAGAAGACAGCCTGGAGAAATATGTTTTCCAGGAGGTAAAATAGACGCAGAAGACAAATCTGAAAAATTTGCAGCAATTAGAGAAACGTCAGAAGAATTAGGAATTGCTTCCACAATGATTGAAGATGTTTATCCTTTAGATTTTCTCCTTTCTCCATTCGGCATGATTGTCTATCCTTATGTTGGCTTTTTGACTGACTTGGAAAGCGTACAGCCTAATCAATCAGAGGTAAAAGAGATTTTCACTGTTCCTCTTTCATACTTCCATAAAAATGAACCTAAAATTTATAAAGTTCACTCCAAATTAGAACCTGAGCCATCGTTTCCTTTTGAATTAATACCGGGTGGAAAGAATTATAATTGGAGAACGAGACAAATTGATGAGTACTTTTATCTTTACGAGGATAAAGTTATATGGGGATTAACCGCTAGAATATTAAGTCATTTTATAGACGTTATGAAGCACAGGTAAAGGTTATACATTTCCCTAATCAAATTATTTTCATTACATGTAATGCGTCACCCAGTATCTACATACATGAATATAGAAATAGATAATAGACTAAGTAATAATGCATTTTTAGCCCAAGAGGAGAAATGAAATGAACGAAATTCTAGCTAACCATTACAACAATGCAATAGAACGTACAAAATCCTCTGTCTTAGCAGACATGTTTAAATATTTTGAAAAGCAGGAAGAATTACCAACCTATGAACAATATATTCGTGAACGTGGTGTATTTATCAACCAGCTCTGGTTAAATTCCTGGCTGAATACAGTTGGAAGTCATGCTTCTAACAACGAAAAACGAGATTATTTAACCCAACTTGGCTTTGAGTTAGAAGGGCTTAGTAAGAAAACGGTTAATCAAATGTTTCGCAATGAAATCAGAGATGTGGAGCCCTTTCACGTAATCGAATGGCTTAATTCTCTTTATATTGGACAAGAACAAATTTGGAAGCAGAAATATGAAGAAGCAAGGCAAGGCTATAAAGAACGCGTGCGCTTATTAGAAGAACGAGAGAAACGAAAGAAGTTCATTCTTAAGCTTGAATATTATATAGATCAGCTTTTTGGCGATCATTATGAAGAGCTTTATCTTTATGTTCGTTATTTGATTGGTTCACAGCTTGCGATTGACATCGAGCAAAAAGGAATCATTTTAGACAAAGATTATTGCTCCTTTCAGGAATTTATTGAGGTTGAAGGAGAAGCTGTATACAACCGACATCAATATGAAGATGTAACAGAAAAGTATGAGGGCTACATTTCAAATTATTTACTAGATTTTGGACCAAATTGGCTTATGGAGCACCTTTCACCACATATCTTTGATGATTATTACCAAGCTTTTCAAGAAACTTTACCAATTTCGTTAATAAAGGAAATTGCGTATGATCCGTTTTTAGGGTTATGTGGAGAATTTTTTGAAGATTTATTAGAAGAATACGTAACCGACTTAACGAAATTAATTGATATACCATTTGATTTAGAGGTTCATCAGGAGATTTTCGAAAAAGATTTAGCTTTACGTGAACGTCGAGCAACGGAAGAACTTGAGGCGTTAAAGAGACGTAAAGAAGAAGAAGCAAGAATGATTGAAGATATTTTTGGTAGAGAATATAGTCCTTCAAAGGCGCGAAGCATTCAATATATTCTTCACGTGGGCGAAACAAATACAGGAAAAACGTTTCAGGCCATTGAAAAAATGAAGCAAGCTAACAGTGGTATTTATTTAGCTCCATTGCGTTTACTCGCTTTAGAAATATATGAACGACTAAATGAAGAGGGAATTGCTTGTTCCTTAAAAACAGGAGAAGAGGAAAAAATAGTAGAAGGTGCCCAGCACATTTCATGCACAGTCGAAATGTTTCGTGAAAAGGATTCTTATGAAGTAGTCGTTATAGATGAATCTCAAATGATTGCTGACAAAGACCGAGGATTTTCGTGGTATAAAGCAATGACCAAGGCTAACGCAAAAGAGGTTCATATTATTTGTAGCTTTAATGCACAGCCGATGATCTTGGAGTTATTAGGAGACACTAATATTGAAATTCATGAATATTATCGAGATATTCCATTAGAGGTTGAACCAAATTTTTTCCGTTTAAACCAAACGAAAAAAGGAGACGCGCTTGTTTGTTTTTCTCGAAAGCGTGTTCTAGAAACAGCATCTGAACTTCAAAGAACGGGTCGTCAAGTAAGCATGATTTATGGTAGTATGCCGCCAGAAACTAGAAAGAAACAAATGCAGCGGTTTATCAATGGAGAAACGACAGTTATCGTTGCAACAGATGCCATTGGGATGGGATTAAATTTACCTATCCGAAGAATTGTTTTCTTAGAAAATGACAAATTTGATGGAACAAGAAGACGGTATTTACGTTCTCAGGAAGTAAAGCAAATTGCTGGACGTGCAGGTAGACGTGGAATTTACAATATTGGAAAAGTGGCATTCACTCATAATGTCAAAACAATGACTCGCCTTTTGGAACAAGAGGATGAACCACTTCACGGGTTTGCTATTGCTCCGACACCGTCAATATTAGAAAGGTTCCAAAAATACTCCAGAAAACTAGGGTTATTCTTTTACTTATGGGATTTGTTCAAAAGCCCACATGGCACTAAGAAAGCTTCTTTAGCAGAAGAAAAGCTCCTGTATGAAATGGTTGAGGATACGATGATTGAAGCAAAACTTTCAGTCCCAGACCTATATGGATTTTTACATCTTCCATTTTCTTCGAACGAACCAACCCTTCGTAATCAATGGAAGAAGAAGCTAGAAGCGATTATTGATGGCAATGAGCTTCCAGATCCAGTGATAAAAGAAGGAACATTAGAAGAACTTGAATTATCCTATAAATCAATTGGTCTCCACTTATTATTTTTATACAAGCTTGGAAGGAACACAGAAGCGCATTACTGGG encodes the following:
- a CDS encoding DUF6376 family protein, with translation MKKIMVFFFAIFLLAGCSLVEEVSNGVNYVAEATEFVEEVSIFTQEIPTLTEQAVTDEQARMELETKLVEMKEDMEEFNSLQAPDMAADVHQQIVEYNNAALKNIDSYLEMVENGTLDITAIEENELIQSLQEISKTLDLLREFGQ
- a CDS encoding SDR family oxidoreductase, translated to MNSLNGKIALVTGGSRGLGKKISLSLANAGATVCVNYANNQQAAVETIEMIRSNGGKAMMVKADITSEIDVKKMIEEIQETCGGSVDIVVNNATGPQPELSIEESTWEDYLDQLHFFVKAPLLITKEVLPSMKEKGSGRIILIGSEVIQIGNPNFANYVSAKSAQLGLTRSYANELGPHGITVNLVNPGFIPVERHNHLDQEVIDGYRNQVPLRKMGEPEDIGHTVAFIASEEARYITGQSISVNGGNTFGV
- a CDS encoding ribonuclease J, whose translation is MTARNEISVFALGGLHEIGKNMYAIEDANSIIVIDCGNKFPDESLLGIDLIIPDINYLEEKKEKVKALIITHGHEDHIGGIPFFLKKVNVPVYATRFTLGLIELKLTEHKLLRETQLIEIDSKSELNFDEMTVEFFKVNHSIPDCIGVVFHTSQGVIVHSGDFKFDLTPMNNDHSDLHKMAKIGEEGVLLLLSESTNAERSGASPSEEMVGHNIEAAFKHATGKIFISTFASNIYRVQQVVDAAKLTNRKLVLLGRSMVNVVDVAIERGYLNVPENMLIDQHVMDELPPERICVLCTGSQGEPMAALARLSTGNFRGVTVLPEDTIILAAGPIPGNEKNVTQIIDQFYELGAKVIYGSGKGMHVSGHGYQEDLKLMLTLMKPKYFIPIHGEYRMLHHHRLLAESVGVEKGHTFLLKNGDVVDLENAIANQTRSIPVDSTYIDGIGFEDVGDLIMRDRKQLSEDGMLVVVITISKRERKLISPPDTISRGFVDQREANELIRKINQLVKKTISDLDTTDKFSWNTMKQKLRKTVGQQVFAETRKKPMILPIVIEV
- a CDS encoding alanine/glycine:cation symporter family protein — encoded protein: MYMWSYILIVLLIGVGLYFTFFTKFVQFKMIGEMFRLLGEGTKSNKKGISSFQAFCISTASRVGTGNLAGVAIAITVGGPGAVFWMWLIALIGSASAFIESTLAQIYKVKDGDTFRGGPAYYMSKALNARWMGVAFAVIITLTFGLAFNSVQANTITSAFHASFGVNKIVMAIILSVVTGIIIFGGIKRVAKVSEIVVPIMAGAYILIALFIMITNITELPGVIALIVKSAFGYSEVAGGTLGAAMMNGIKRGLFSNEAGMGSAPNAAAAADVSHPVKQGLIQSLGVFVDTLVICSSTAFIILLSGLYTSKEQDGIVLTQTALETSLGSWAGIFLSVIVLLFAFSSIVGNYYYGESNIEFIQSNKIWLNVYRVAVVVMVAFGSLASLKFVWNLADLLMGIMAIFNLIAIALIGKIAVAALDDYIKQRKQGKNPVFQKSSIKDLKNVDLWD
- a CDS encoding MBL fold metallo-hydrolase; the protein is MLRKKKFEQSTISGVQMGNGSIQFQGVHLNVYSFFTDGVLIDTGARSLEKSFISFFQQLKINKVMITHFHEDHTGCAAYLQEEMRVPLYMDSKMLNICTKNPNYPLYRQLFWGRRKPFTAQPTSESFKSSNSTWHVIQTPGHSIDHLAYLNKDTGQLFSGDLYCLEKTKVILKEESVPQIIDSLQKVLSYDFKEVFCNHAGYLKEGRTSLRNKLNYLLEIQGYILKYYKEGKSPEEIKKTLFPKNYPIMFFSSGEFDSKHIIQSVIDGEYSNAHV
- a CDS encoding NUDIX hydrolase — encoded protein: MNNKEILAKIKQHTPSFLGHEQFSKYSVLVPLLHVNGSVHILFEIRADNLRRQPGEICFPGGKIDAEDKSEKFAAIRETSEELGIASTMIEDVYPLDFLLSPFGMIVYPYVGFLTDLESVQPNQSEVKEIFTVPLSYFHKNEPKIYKVHSKLEPEPSFPFELIPGGKNYNWRTRQIDEYFYLYEDKVIWGLTARILSHFIDVMKHR
- a CDS encoding DEAD/DEAH box helicase, producing the protein MNEILANHYNNAIERTKSSVLADMFKYFEKQEELPTYEQYIRERGVFINQLWLNSWLNTVGSHASNNEKRDYLTQLGFELEGLSKKTVNQMFRNEIRDVEPFHVIEWLNSLYIGQEQIWKQKYEEARQGYKERVRLLEEREKRKKFILKLEYYIDQLFGDHYEELYLYVRYLIGSQLAIDIEQKGIILDKDYCSFQEFIEVEGEAVYNRHQYEDVTEKYEGYISNYLLDFGPNWLMEHLSPHIFDDYYQAFQETLPISLIKEIAYDPFLGLCGEFFEDLLEEYVTDLTKLIDIPFDLEVHQEIFEKDLALRERRATEELEALKRRKEEEARMIEDIFGREYSPSKARSIQYILHVGETNTGKTFQAIEKMKQANSGIYLAPLRLLALEIYERLNEEGIACSLKTGEEEKIVEGAQHISCTVEMFREKDSYEVVVIDESQMIADKDRGFSWYKAMTKANAKEVHIICSFNAQPMILELLGDTNIEIHEYYRDIPLEVEPNFFRLNQTKKGDALVCFSRKRVLETASELQRTGRQVSMIYGSMPPETRKKQMQRFINGETTVIVATDAIGMGLNLPIRRIVFLENDKFDGTRRRYLRSQEVKQIAGRAGRRGIYNIGKVAFTHNVKTMTRLLEQEDEPLHGFAIAPTPSILERFQKYSRKLGLFFYLWDLFKSPHGTKKASLAEEKLLYEMVEDTMIEAKLSVPDLYGFLHLPFSSNEPTLRNQWKKKLEAIIDGNELPDPVIKEGTLEELELSYKSIGLHLLFLYKLGRNTEAHYWERIRENLSDSIHEKLKSGVQIAKKTCKNCGKSLHPSFKFTVCNDCYFERQDRRKVQPR